The Methanococcoides methylutens MM1 genome has a window encoding:
- a CDS encoding GNAT family N-acetyltransferase: MKLEWSKDNIVISYCKEADLKEIAAMLSKESVCKYMFFGPNTEETTFAYFSPFISSINSDLKEEKIPDFSVFTIREKDSGNFIGQCALFPIEFTNGNYLIGYQIDDTQWRKGYGSAACEFLVYYAFTVLDAFRLTGDCAEGNVASEKTMTRSGFQSEGRQKRYWLHNGKWYDKLLFGLLKEDVPEKRLEALREIYG, encoded by the coding sequence ATGAAACTAGAGTGGAGTAAAGATAACATTGTTATCAGCTATTGCAAAGAAGCAGACCTGAAAGAGATAGCAGCAATGCTTTCAAAGGAAAGTGTCTGCAAGTACATGTTCTTCGGACCAAACACAGAAGAAACTACGTTTGCATATTTCTCACCATTCATAAGTTCAATAAATAGTGATCTGAAAGAAGAGAAGATACCAGATTTCAGTGTGTTCACGATCAGGGAAAAAGATTCCGGCAATTTCATAGGCCAATGTGCCCTGTTCCCGATAGAGTTCACCAACGGGAACTATCTCATCGGATACCAGATCGATGATACCCAATGGAGAAAAGGGTATGGAAGTGCTGCCTGTGAGTTCCTGGTCTATTACGCTTTTACTGTGCTTGATGCGTTCCGACTCACCGGAGATTGTGCAGAAGGAAATGTAGCTTCTGAGAAGACCATGACCAGGTCCGGTTTTCAGTCAGAAGGGAGACAGAAAAGATACTGGCTTCATAATGGTAAATGGTATGATAAACTCCTTTTTGGTTTGTTGAAGGAGGATGTTCCTGAGAAGAGACTGGAAGCATTGAGAGAGATCTATGGGTGA
- a CDS encoding NnrU family protein: MVSSTIIIILCLVAFAVIHSITASLPFKKMVVNALGSKVETFYLPVYSLIAVITILPVVYLLYLNPGRVLYIVPSPWRWVMVSGQLIAALAAPMAFRDSPQRFKLHLQLSRPETPESEPLNIKGIFRWIRDPFLASGLVIIWLTPFMTVNLLIVYIITTIYFYIGSVHVEKRLVSQFGDEYLEYKKKVHRFIPLIKGHY, encoded by the coding sequence TTGGTTTCATCCACAATTATCATTATTCTTTGCCTTGTGGCTTTTGCAGTTATTCACAGCATCACAGCAAGCCTGCCTTTTAAAAAAATGGTAGTGAATGCACTGGGTTCAAAGGTAGAGACATTCTACCTACCGGTATACAGCCTGATCGCAGTGATAACGATACTTCCGGTGGTCTATCTGCTCTATCTGAACCCGGGACGTGTCCTCTACATAGTCCCATCCCCCTGGCGCTGGGTCATGGTATCCGGACAATTGATCGCTGCACTGGCAGCGCCAATGGCCTTCCGTGATTCACCCCAGAGGTTCAAGTTGCATTTACAGCTCTCCAGACCGGAGACCCCTGAATCAGAACCACTGAACATCAAAGGAATTTTCCGTTGGATAAGAGACCCGTTCCTGGCCTCTGGGCTGGTCATTATCTGGCTTACCCCCTTTATGACCGTCAACCTGCTCATCGTCTATATTATAACTACTATATACTTCTACATAGGATCTGTCCATGTGGAAAAAAGACTGGTTTCACAGTTTGGTGATGAATACCTGGAGTACAAGAAGAAGGTTCACAGGTTCATTCCTTTGATAAAAGGACACTACTGA
- a CDS encoding flavodoxin family protein: MKVVAFNGSPRKEGNTSRLIAHVMEVLEKEGIKTEVVQLGGNSIHGCTACMKCFDKKDNRCVIEKDIINECIEKMMEADGIIIATPTYFADLSPETKALIDRAGFVGKANGELFKRKVGAAVVAVRRAGAIHAFDSINHFFTISEMIIPGSSYWNVGIGLMPGDVDSDGEGMQTMETLGQNMAWLMEKIRD, translated from the coding sequence ATGAAAGTTGTAGCATTCAATGGTAGTCCCAGAAAAGAAGGAAATACTTCACGCCTTATTGCCCATGTGATGGAAGTTCTTGAGAAGGAAGGAATCAAGACAGAAGTTGTCCAGCTTGGCGGCAATTCAATTCATGGATGTACTGCATGCATGAAGTGCTTTGACAAAAAAGACAATCGCTGTGTCATTGAGAAAGACATCATCAATGAATGTATAGAAAAGATGATGGAAGCCGATGGAATCATCATTGCCACACCTACATATTTTGCAGACCTGAGTCCGGAAACAAAGGCACTCATCGACAGGGCCGGATTTGTGGGTAAAGCAAACGGGGAACTTTTCAAAAGGAAGGTAGGAGCAGCTGTTGTTGCTGTAAGAAGAGCAGGAGCGATCCATGCTTTTGATTCGATCAATCATTTCTTCACCATCTCTGAGATGATCATTCCGGGTTCAAGTTACTGGAACGTTGGAATAGGACTTATGCCTGGAGATGTAGACTCCGATGGCGAAGGAATGCAGACAATGGAAACCCTTGGCCAGAACATGGCCTGGCTTATGGAAAAGATCAGGGACTGA
- a CDS encoding YggS family pyridoxal phosphate-dependent enzyme, whose product MTIEENTKAILEELGEVKLVSVTKTVDTDRINQSIKAGATIIGENRVQEFDEKCDCIPPCEKHLIGHLQTNKVRRAVELFDVIQSVDSLKVAEEIDKRAGEIGKVQKVFLQVNIGNEPQKYGFGTDEIADAIKDIRILSNIHVIGLMCIPPYVSAEEARPYFRKMKSIFDELKQENQGNIAIQELSMGMSGDYKVAIEEGATMVRIGSGIFGKRDY is encoded by the coding sequence ATGACCATCGAAGAGAACACAAAGGCAATACTTGAAGAGCTTGGAGAAGTAAAACTTGTCAGCGTCACCAAGACGGTTGACACAGACAGGATCAACCAATCCATCAAAGCAGGAGCCACCATCATAGGCGAGAACAGGGTCCAGGAATTCGATGAAAAATGCGATTGCATCCCGCCCTGCGAAAAGCACCTCATCGGACACCTGCAGACGAACAAGGTCAGGCGAGCAGTTGAACTCTTTGATGTGATCCAGTCGGTCGACTCCCTGAAGGTGGCAGAAGAGATCGACAAAAGAGCTGGAGAGATCGGCAAGGTCCAGAAAGTATTCCTTCAGGTCAACATCGGCAACGAGCCACAAAAATACGGCTTCGGGACCGACGAGATCGCAGATGCAATAAAAGACATCCGGATACTCAGCAATATTCACGTAATAGGACTCATGTGCATCCCCCCGTATGTATCCGCTGAAGAAGCCCGTCCATATTTCAGGAAGATGAAGTCTATTTTTGATGAGTTGAAGCAGGAGAATCAGGGCAATATCGCCATCCAGGAGCTGTCCATGGGAATGTCCGGTGACTATAAGGTTGCCATCGAGGAAGGTGCTACGATGGTGAGGATCGGGTCGGGGATTTTTGGGAAAAGGGATTATTGA
- a CDS encoding DUF134 domain-containing protein: MGRPRKRRMVDFEHNVRHFKPSGTRLNELEEVNITIDELESLRLSYLEKMKQDAAAEKMQIHQSTFQRTLQRTVQKIADALVHGKSIRVEGGDYTMPGKDGTGPMGQGPVGGQNQGQGRGQRGFRGGKGAGTAGPGGECVCPNCGHEQAHQAGVPCPQVKCPECGTAMVRK, translated from the coding sequence ATGGGACGCCCGAGAAAAAGGAGAATGGTAGATTTCGAGCACAATGTCAGACATTTCAAGCCTTCAGGCACCCGCCTGAATGAGCTGGAAGAGGTCAACATTACCATTGATGAACTGGAATCATTGAGACTCAGCTATCTTGAAAAGATGAAGCAGGATGCTGCAGCAGAGAAAATGCAGATCCACCAGTCCACCTTCCAGAGGACGCTCCAGAGAACGGTGCAAAAGATAGCGGATGCATTGGTACATGGAAAATCAATACGAGTAGAAGGAGGAGATTATACAATGCCAGGAAAGGACGGAACCGGGCCAATGGGCCAGGGACCAGTCGGAGGTCAGAATCAGGGCCAGGGCCGTGGACAGAGAGGATTCCGCGGAGGTAAAGGTGCAGGAACCGCCGGACCCGGAGGAGAATGTGTGTGTCCGAACTGTGGACATGAGCAGGCTCACCAGGCTGGAGTTCCATGCCCTCAGGTAAAATGTCCTGAATGCGGGACAGCCATGGTCAGGAAATGA
- a CDS encoding radical SAM protein: MKSRIIYGPILSRRLGRSLGIDVIKKGEHRKNCNFDCVYCQLGHVDWKISDPSEVADPVTTEEVIDGITNYHKKVDDLDYITFSGTCEPTLNLQIGDMIDRIREISDIPICVITNSSLVGREDVRKNLSKADLVVATLVSGNENTFRAIHRPAEGIELQDIIEGLRELQKMNGAKLSIEVMLLDSNNDYPVNSSDAEVEKLIEVLKYIDPDEIEVLTTSRPPAEKFIVPVPETRLKEIAQKFDEELGRERVRLVLQGLKRKRSNIKHENLVDEVYDLILRRPCTFEQIVQSLDIDKEELNPIIEGLVGEKKITEIIAENGTYYRPT; this comes from the coding sequence ATGAAATCAAGGATCATCTATGGACCGATCCTCTCAAGGAGACTCGGGAGATCGCTTGGAATTGATGTCATCAAGAAGGGTGAACACAGGAAGAACTGCAACTTCGACTGCGTCTACTGCCAGCTTGGGCATGTGGACTGGAAGATATCGGATCCCTCGGAAGTTGCAGACCCGGTCACCACCGAAGAAGTGATCGATGGCATCACCAACTATCACAAAAAAGTGGATGACCTTGATTACATCACGTTCTCAGGAACATGTGAACCCACACTGAACCTTCAGATCGGGGACATGATCGATCGCATAAGGGAGATCAGTGATATTCCGATCTGTGTGATCACCAACTCATCCCTCGTGGGAAGGGAAGACGTCAGGAAGAATCTTTCAAAAGCAGACCTCGTGGTCGCTACCCTGGTCTCAGGGAATGAAAATACCTTCCGGGCCATCCACAGGCCTGCGGAAGGGATCGAGCTTCAGGATATCATCGAAGGACTTCGGGAACTGCAGAAGATGAACGGAGCAAAGCTCTCCATCGAGGTCATGCTTCTGGACTCCAACAACGATTATCCTGTCAATTCCAGCGATGCGGAGGTCGAAAAGCTCATCGAGGTCCTAAAGTACATCGATCCGGATGAGATCGAAGTGCTCACCACCAGCCGACCTCCGGCTGAGAAATTTATCGTGCCTGTGCCTGAAACAAGGCTCAAGGAGATCGCACAGAAGTTCGACGAGGAGCTTGGAAGGGAAAGGGTCAGGCTCGTGCTTCAGGGCCTCAAGAGAAAGCGGTCGAACATAAAGCACGAGAACCTTGTGGACGAGGTCTATGACCTGATACTCCGCAGGCCCTGTACCTTTGAGCAGATAGTCCAATCACTGGATATCGATAAGGAGGAGCTCAACCCGATAATCGAGGGCCTTGTCGGGGAAAAGAAGATCACCGAGATCATAGCTGAGAACGGGACCTACTATCGCCCTACATAA
- a CDS encoding CGGC domain-containing protein, whose translation MKIGIIRCQQTEDMCPGTMDFKVIREKKCAFEGIEEDIEIIGMVSCGGCPGKKAIIRARDMVKRGADTVVLASCITRGNPIGIPCPHATIIEESIKRQVGEDVQMINYTH comes from the coding sequence TTGAAAATTGGAATCATCAGATGTCAGCAAACCGAAGATATGTGTCCGGGAACCATGGATTTTAAAGTAATAAGAGAAAAGAAATGTGCTTTTGAAGGCATTGAAGAAGATATTGAAATAATAGGAATGGTATCCTGCGGAGGATGTCCCGGTAAAAAAGCAATAATCAGAGCCAGAGACATGGTTAAAAGAGGCGCTGATACAGTAGTGCTTGCATCCTGTATTACCAGAGGGAACCCTATTGGAATTCCATGCCCACATGCAACAATAATCGAGGAATCCATAAAAAGACAAGTTGGTGAAGATGTCCAGATGATCAATTACACGCATTGA
- a CDS encoding gamma carbonic anhydrase family protein, which produces MLLKFKDKEPIVAETAFIADSADIIGDVVVGENSSIWFNAVLRADMDRIKIGDRTSIQDNSVIHTDPSTPTEIGDDVTVGHGAVLHSCRIGNNVLIGMNSTVLDGVEIGENSIVGANALVPPGKKFPPNSVITGVPGKVRREATPEDAAMIRENAAEYVELAAEYKKQQKS; this is translated from the coding sequence ATGCTATTAAAATTCAAGGACAAGGAACCGATCGTTGCTGAAACTGCTTTCATTGCAGATTCCGCAGACATCATCGGAGACGTGGTCGTAGGCGAGAACTCAAGCATCTGGTTCAATGCAGTCCTCCGGGCAGACATGGACAGAATAAAGATCGGAGACCGCACAAGCATCCAGGACAATTCAGTTATCCACACCGATCCCTCAACTCCAACCGAGATAGGGGATGATGTGACAGTAGGCCACGGGGCAGTCCTGCACAGCTGCAGGATCGGGAACAACGTCCTCATAGGAATGAACTCCACAGTGCTTGACGGGGTCGAGATCGGAGAGAATTCCATCGTTGGTGCCAATGCGCTCGTTCCGCCGGGAAAGAAATTCCCACCTAACAGCGTCATCACAGGAGTGCCCGGGAAGGTCAGAAGGGAAGCCACACCTGAGGATGCTGCCATGATCAGGGAAAATGCAGCAGAATATGTGGAACTGGCAGCTGAATATAAGAAGCAGCAGAAAAGCTGA
- a CDS encoding 4Fe-4S binding protein encodes MEQQLKEALLEKCREMEIPLVGVANVERWEEPLFQPWIPEEFHPRFIYPEAKSAIVIGLPVTLPILETSPSIYYRELYRTVNSLLDQYTYRLSNFLTEKGHPSIFVPRDGYGSTKVLLDNPVAFFSHRHAAFLAGLGNFGVNNTILTPEYGPRVRFATILTSAELEPDAIMEEQLCNHCMRCVRMCPSNALVEKDYPEGITDKKACASFSDELNKRYISPCGICIKVCPIGEDRRIYGRENASIYEKKDEFRKYHKAWDHVRSYGGK; translated from the coding sequence ATGGAACAACAGCTAAAAGAAGCCCTTCTGGAAAAATGCAGGGAAATGGAGATCCCCCTTGTCGGGGTGGCCAACGTAGAACGCTGGGAAGAGCCACTATTCCAGCCATGGATACCTGAAGAGTTCCACCCCCGGTTCATCTACCCGGAAGCAAAGTCTGCGATAGTCATCGGACTTCCTGTCACTCTCCCGATACTGGAGACCTCACCTTCTATATATTACAGGGAGCTCTACAGGACGGTGAACAGCCTGCTGGACCAATATACCTACCGGCTTTCCAACTTCCTTACTGAGAAAGGGCACCCATCCATCTTCGTTCCAAGAGACGGATACGGCTCCACCAAAGTGCTTCTGGATAATCCCGTAGCCTTCTTTTCACACCGGCATGCTGCATTCCTTGCCGGGCTAGGAAACTTCGGTGTCAACAACACGATACTTACCCCGGAATACGGACCAAGGGTACGCTTTGCCACAATCCTCACAAGTGCTGAGCTCGAACCTGATGCCATCATGGAAGAGCAGTTGTGCAACCATTGCATGCGTTGTGTCAGGATGTGTCCATCCAATGCACTTGTGGAAAAGGACTATCCGGAAGGGATCACCGACAAGAAAGCCTGTGCATCGTTTAGTGATGAGCTGAACAAACGATATATTTCACCCTGCGGGATATGCATAAAGGTCTGCCCGATAGGGGAGGACCGCAGGATCTACGGAAGGGAAAATGCTTCGATTTATGAAAAGAAGGATGAGTTCAGGAAATATCACAAAGCATGGGATCACGTCCGTTCTTATGGTGGAAAATGA
- a CDS encoding carboxymuconolactone decarboxylase family protein produces MSENPLQVIIDSDADFFQLLEDTRVTSFEEDGIPLKYKLLMAMALDASKGAVNGVTSLAIQAMEAGATKEEVMQAVKVTHYICGVGSVYTSAAALKDVL; encoded by the coding sequence ATGTCAGAAAATCCACTTCAGGTAATTATCGATTCCGATGCAGACTTTTTCCAGCTTCTTGAAGATACACGTGTAACTTCCTTCGAGGAAGATGGCATCCCACTAAAATACAAGCTCCTTATGGCAATGGCACTTGATGCATCAAAAGGCGCAGTGAACGGAGTAACTTCCCTTGCAATACAGGCAATGGAAGCAGGAGCCACAAAAGAAGAGGTCATGCAGGCAGTAAAGGTCACCCATTACATATGTGGTGTTGGCAGTGTCTATACCTCTGCAGCTGCTTTAAAGGATGTCCTTTGA
- a CDS encoding M23 family metallopeptidase encodes MRAFPLPEKTEKLLRENGESGSFWEDRKDRHHCGIDLYAPEGEPVIAIEDGEVIDVDIMTSPEMISYWNETYHIIIRNHSGLFCKYGELGSPNVKTGDIVEAGQVIGHVGTVLNNKKIDGNAPEYIQKLKDNNPSMLHFELWEGEPVVEGRNYLGGNWFGDELPEKLLDPTEYLRSIKSNENK; translated from the coding sequence ATGAGAGCATTCCCCTTACCTGAAAAGACAGAGAAACTCCTCCGGGAAAACGGAGAAAGCGGCTCCTTCTGGGAAGACAGAAAGGACCGCCACCACTGCGGGATCGACCTTTATGCACCCGAGGGTGAACCTGTTATTGCGATCGAGGACGGGGAAGTTATCGACGTCGATATAATGACATCTCCTGAAATGATCTCTTACTGGAATGAAACATATCATATTATAATCAGGAATCATTCAGGACTTTTTTGCAAATATGGTGAGCTTGGTTCCCCAAATGTAAAGACAGGAGATATTGTTGAAGCCGGACAGGTGATCGGTCATGTCGGTACTGTGCTGAACAACAAAAAGATAGATGGCAATGCTCCCGAATACATACAAAAGCTGAAAGACAATAATCCCAGCATGCTCCACTTTGAACTCTGGGAAGGCGAGCCTGTAGTAGAAGGCAGGAATTATCTCGGAGGGAACTGGTTTGGAGATGAACTACCGGAAAAGCTCCTTGATCCTACTGAATATCTCAGGTCAATCAAGTCGAATGAAAATAAATAA
- a CDS encoding protease inhibitor I42 family protein, protein MAANDVDKKNKGEPEDTDQDSSDNVVVLPLNEDSKKITQTLSNEKSLKILDLLSEEPMSATDISKKLGLSITTIKYNIDSLLEADLIKVHRIKWSEKGREVKIYEPVQKLIVVAPGSMNVNRASIISMLQQYIGVIGAAFLGAAGLQYLSRPVDVGMQNGGMFAESVMMDAAMEEGEIMREAPAEMAPQLAADEAVEEVAKAVPEEAAPQLMDSVHGFFSNFSDNIALWFFLGCLFAVLLMMLKGRYYDNASDSTKRSVKRYLLPVMLVGVVIAAISIGMAPAEEDQFAFPEIEKMPADYIFTEEDSGSTVSVKAGSIVRIDLDAPSDGYWYLSDSDDLSIKEDGYGYYSVYSPVDDDSAYGWTFETLSTGEKSIMVEYTSWNGESDVPDDFEMTLIVEGDNELYPAFIVDRYYFGDAIEIKEGDWMLIRMFESRADTYAWNMTLTDGLQVRGDEFIPQSEGSLYGQHEWEIEAVAAGEQNVSAVYMQPGMNLTGYEQALDLTVRVL, encoded by the coding sequence ATGGCCGCTAATGATGTTGATAAAAAGAACAAGGGTGAACCTGAGGATACTGATCAGGACAGTTCGGACAATGTAGTTGTACTTCCGCTCAACGAGGATTCAAAGAAGATCACACAGACGCTTTCCAATGAGAAGTCCCTGAAGATCCTGGACCTTCTTTCCGAAGAGCCGATGTCTGCAACGGATATTTCTAAAAAGCTAGGTCTTTCCATTACAACCATCAAGTACAACATTGACAGTTTGCTGGAAGCTGACCTTATCAAGGTGCACAGGATCAAGTGGAGTGAGAAGGGCCGTGAGGTCAAGATCTACGAGCCGGTGCAGAAACTGATCGTTGTAGCTCCGGGAAGCATGAATGTCAACAGGGCTTCCATAATCAGCATGTTACAGCAGTACATTGGTGTTATCGGTGCTGCATTCCTTGGTGCTGCAGGGCTTCAGTACCTGTCAAGACCGGTTGATGTTGGTATGCAAAATGGAGGTATGTTTGCAGAATCTGTCATGATGGATGCCGCCATGGAAGAAGGGGAGATCATGCGTGAAGCACCTGCGGAGATGGCTCCACAGCTTGCTGCTGATGAAGCTGTGGAAGAAGTTGCAAAAGCAGTTCCTGAGGAAGCTGCTCCCCAGCTAATGGACAGCGTTCATGGATTCTTTTCGAACTTTTCCGATAACATTGCTCTCTGGTTCTTCCTGGGATGTCTTTTCGCTGTCCTTTTGATGATGCTCAAAGGGCGCTACTATGACAACGCCAGCGATTCAACAAAGAGGTCCGTGAAACGCTACCTTCTACCGGTGATGCTTGTCGGTGTGGTAATAGCTGCAATTTCCATCGGAATGGCCCCGGCGGAAGAGGACCAGTTCGCTTTCCCTGAGATCGAGAAGATGCCTGCGGACTATATCTTCACGGAAGAGGATAGTGGTAGCACAGTATCTGTAAAAGCCGGAAGCATTGTACGTATCGACCTTGATGCACCATCGGATGGCTATTGGTATCTTTCAGACAGCGATGACCTGTCCATAAAGGAAGACGGCTATGGATATTACTCAGTATACAGCCCTGTAGATGATGATTCTGCCTATGGCTGGACCTTTGAGACCCTGTCCACAGGTGAAAAATCCATCATGGTGGAATACACTTCCTGGAACGGCGAGTCCGATGTTCCTGATGATTTCGAGATGACCCTGATCGTGGAAGGCGATAATGAGCTATATCCGGCATTCATTGTGGATAGGTACTATTTCGGAGATGCCATTGAGATAAAAGAAGGCGACTGGATGCTTATCAGAATGTTCGAATCCAGAGCCGATACCTATGCCTGGAACATGACCCTGACGGACGGTCTCCAGGTAAGAGGGGATGAGTTCATCCCGCAATCAGAAGGCTCCCTTTATGGACAGCATGAATGGGAGATCGAAGCGGTTGCAGCAGGCGAGCAGAATGTTTCTGCCGTATACATGCAACCGGGGATGAACCTCACAGGATATGAGCAGGCCCTTGATCTTACGGTCAGGGTCCTGTGA